A genomic region of Rhodococcus pyridinivorans contains the following coding sequences:
- a CDS encoding thymidine phosphorylase, with protein sequence MPDIVTVIRRKRDGHELSGAEIDWVIEAFTHGIVSDAQMSALAMAVWFRGMSRAETARWTTAMIDSGRRLDFSALGLRTVDKHSTGGVGDKITLPLAPLVAACGVAVPQLSGRGLGHTGGTLDKLEAIPGWKADLTTAEIAEILSDPAVGAVVCAASADLAPADRKLYALRDVTGTVESIPLIASSIMSKKIAEGTGALVLDVKVGSGAFMKELGEARELARTMVELGTDEGLPTTALLTRMDSPLGRTAGNALEVREAVEVLAGGGPDDVVELTLALACEMLAAAGVDDVDPADRLRDGTAMDRWNAMIVAQGGDPAAPLPVATHTETFHADADGVVSELDAYKVGIAAWRLGAGRERQGQDVQPGAGIELHAVLGDRVRAGQPIATLHTDTPGRIPDALAALRGGVRISDTAPVRQPLVIERIRA encoded by the coding sequence GTGCCTGACATCGTCACCGTCATCCGCCGCAAGCGCGACGGACACGAGCTCTCCGGCGCCGAGATCGACTGGGTCATCGAGGCGTTCACCCACGGGATCGTCTCCGACGCCCAGATGTCGGCCCTGGCGATGGCAGTCTGGTTCCGCGGCATGAGTCGGGCCGAGACAGCACGCTGGACCACCGCCATGATCGACTCCGGTCGTCGTCTCGATTTCTCCGCTCTCGGCCTGCGCACCGTCGACAAACACTCGACAGGCGGTGTGGGGGACAAGATCACACTGCCGCTCGCACCGCTCGTCGCGGCCTGCGGCGTCGCGGTCCCGCAATTGTCGGGCCGCGGTCTCGGTCACACCGGCGGCACCCTGGACAAGCTCGAGGCGATCCCCGGCTGGAAGGCCGATCTGACCACCGCGGAGATCGCCGAGATCCTCAGCGACCCGGCCGTCGGTGCGGTCGTGTGCGCGGCGAGTGCCGATCTCGCCCCCGCCGACCGCAAGCTCTACGCGCTGCGCGACGTCACCGGGACCGTCGAGTCGATCCCGCTCATCGCCAGCTCGATCATGAGCAAGAAGATCGCCGAGGGCACCGGAGCCCTCGTCCTCGATGTGAAGGTCGGCAGCGGCGCCTTCATGAAGGAACTCGGCGAGGCCCGCGAGCTGGCGCGCACCATGGTCGAACTCGGCACCGACGAAGGGCTGCCCACGACGGCCCTGCTCACCCGCATGGACAGCCCGCTCGGGCGCACGGCGGGCAACGCGCTCGAGGTCCGGGAGGCCGTCGAGGTGCTCGCCGGCGGCGGACCCGACGACGTCGTCGAGCTGACCCTGGCCCTGGCCTGCGAGATGCTCGCCGCCGCCGGTGTCGACGATGTCGATCCCGCCGACCGACTGCGCGACGGCACCGCAATGGACCGGTGGAACGCGATGATCGTCGCCCAGGGCGGCGACCCCGCGGCGCCGTTGCCGGTCGCGACCCACACCGAGACCTTCCACGCCGACGCGGACGGGGTGGTCTCCGAACTCGACGCGTACAAGGTCGGTATCGCCGCCTGGCGGCTCGGAGCCGGTCGCGAACGGCAGGGTCAGGACGTGCAGCCCGGGGCCGGTATCGAACTGCACGCGGTCCTCGGTGATCGCGTCCGCGCGGGGCAGCCGATCGCGACGCTGCACACCGACACCCCGGGACGTATCCCCGACGCGCTCGCCGCCCTCCGCGGCGGTGTCCGAATCTCCGACACGGCCCCCGTTCGGCAGCCGCTCGTGATCGAACGGATCCGGGCGTAG
- a CDS encoding succinate dehydrogenase hydrophobic membrane anchor subunit: protein MTEAKTLGKEYDRPAGLDNPRTPRRAAKNNFELYAWLFMRLSGLALIILVLGHLFIMLMLDDGVHRINFAFVAGRWSSPFWQFWDLSMLWLAQLHGGNGLRTVIADYARKDSTRFWLNTILVVSMILIMGLGTYVIFTFDPNITAS, encoded by the coding sequence ATGACCGAAGCGAAGACTCTGGGTAAGGAATACGACCGGCCCGCAGGCCTCGACAACCCGCGCACGCCGCGGCGTGCCGCGAAGAACAACTTCGAGCTCTACGCCTGGTTGTTCATGCGCCTGTCCGGCCTGGCCCTGATCATCCTGGTCCTCGGTCACCTCTTCATCATGCTGATGCTCGATGACGGCGTGCACCGCATCAACTTCGCGTTCGTCGCAGGCCGCTGGTCCAGCCCGTTCTGGCAGTTCTGGGACCTGTCGATGCTGTGGCTCGCACAGCTCCACGGCGGTAACGGTCTGCGCACCGTCATCGCGGACTACGCACGTAAGGACTCCACCCGGTTCTGGCTCAACACGATCCTCGTCGTGTCGATGATCCTGATCATGGGCCTGGGCACCTACGTGATCTTCACCTTCGACCCGAACATCACGGCGAGCTAG
- the sdhC gene encoding succinate dehydrogenase, cytochrome b556 subunit, which produces MSSTTEAAPAKAGRTRSLYRGDPGMWSWVLHRITGVATFFFLFVHVLDTALVRVNPETYDAVIDTYKNPIVGLMELGLVAMVLYHALNGLRVMLVDFWSKGPKYQRVMLWTILAIWFVVMIPAAVRILFNTFAGH; this is translated from the coding sequence ATGAGCAGCACGACTGAAGCCGCCCCCGCAAAGGCGGGGCGCACACGGTCGCTTTACCGGGGAGATCCCGGCATGTGGTCCTGGGTATTGCACCGGATCACGGGCGTGGCGACATTCTTCTTCCTTTTCGTCCACGTCCTCGACACCGCACTCGTCCGGGTCAACCCCGAGACCTACGACGCGGTGATCGATACGTACAAGAACCCGATCGTCGGCCTCATGGAGCTCGGCCTGGTCGCGATGGTCCTGTACCACGCACTCAACGGCCTGCGGGTCATGCTCGTGGACTTCTGGTCGAAGGGCCCGAAGTACCAGCGCGTGATGCTCTGGACGATCCTCGCGATCTGGTTCGTGGTGATGATCCCCGCGGCCGTTCGCATCCTCTTCAACACGTTTGCGGGGCACTGA
- the sdhA gene encoding succinate dehydrogenase flavoprotein subunit yields MQEHRYDVVIVGAGGAGMRAAIEAGPRARTAVLTKLYPTRSHTGAAQGGMCAALANVEEDNWEWHTFDTVKGGDYLVDQDAAEIMAKEAIDAVLDLEKMGLPFNRTPEGKIDQRRFGGHTRDHGKAPVRRACYAADRTGHMILQTLYQNCVKHDVEFFNEFYALDITLTETENGPVATGVVAYELATGEIHVFHAKAIVFATGGSGRMYKTTSNAHTLTGDGLGIIFRKGLPLEDMEFHQFHPTGLAGLGILISEAVRGEGGILRNADGERFMERYAPTIKDLAPRDIVARSMVLEVLEGRGAGPNKDYVYIDVTHLGEDVLEEKLPDITEFSRTYLGVDPVTELVPVFPTCHYVMGGIPTNVDGEVLRDNENVVPGLYAAGECACVSVHGANRLGTNSLLDINVFGRRAGIAAAEYANSTKHVEMPEQPTKYVDDWLDLILHQGGKERVADIRTELQQTMDNNASVFRTEETLTQALNDIHELKKRYKEITVHDKGKRYNSDLLEALELGFLLEMAEVTVVGALNRKESRGGHAREDYPKRDDENFLKHTMAYKVGEELISDIRLDYKPVVQTRYEPMERKY; encoded by the coding sequence ATGCAGGAACATCGTTACGACGTAGTCATCGTCGGCGCCGGCGGCGCCGGCATGCGTGCGGCCATCGAAGCCGGCCCGCGTGCGCGCACCGCAGTGCTCACGAAGCTCTACCCCACCCGCAGCCACACCGGCGCCGCTCAGGGTGGCATGTGCGCCGCCCTCGCGAACGTCGAAGAGGACAACTGGGAGTGGCACACCTTCGACACCGTCAAGGGTGGCGACTACCTGGTCGACCAGGACGCTGCGGAGATCATGGCCAAGGAGGCCATCGACGCCGTTCTCGACCTCGAGAAGATGGGTCTTCCGTTCAACCGGACGCCCGAGGGCAAGATCGACCAGCGTCGCTTCGGTGGTCACACCCGCGACCACGGTAAGGCCCCGGTCCGTCGCGCGTGCTACGCCGCCGACCGCACCGGCCACATGATTCTGCAGACGCTGTACCAGAACTGCGTCAAGCACGACGTCGAGTTCTTCAACGAGTTCTACGCACTCGACATCACCCTCACCGAGACCGAGAACGGTCCCGTCGCGACGGGTGTCGTCGCGTACGAGCTCGCGACCGGCGAGATCCACGTCTTCCACGCCAAGGCCATCGTCTTCGCGACGGGCGGCTCGGGCCGTATGTACAAGACGACGTCGAACGCCCACACCCTCACCGGTGACGGCCTCGGCATCATCTTCCGCAAGGGCCTCCCGCTCGAGGACATGGAGTTCCACCAGTTCCATCCGACGGGCCTGGCCGGTCTCGGCATCCTCATCTCGGAGGCCGTGCGCGGTGAGGGCGGCATCCTCCGCAACGCCGACGGCGAGCGGTTCATGGAGCGCTACGCCCCCACCATCAAGGACCTCGCGCCCCGCGACATCGTCGCCCGCTCGATGGTGCTCGAGGTGCTCGAGGGTCGCGGCGCCGGACCGAACAAGGATTACGTCTACATCGACGTGACCCACCTCGGCGAGGACGTCCTCGAGGAGAAGCTCCCCGACATCACCGAGTTCTCCCGCACCTACCTCGGTGTCGACCCCGTCACCGAGCTCGTGCCCGTGTTCCCGACCTGCCACTACGTCATGGGCGGTATCCCGACCAACGTCGACGGCGAGGTCCTCCGCGACAACGAGAACGTCGTGCCCGGCCTGTACGCGGCCGGCGAGTGCGCGTGCGTGTCCGTCCACGGCGCCAACCGTCTCGGCACCAACTCGCTGCTCGACATCAACGTCTTCGGTCGTCGCGCCGGCATCGCCGCCGCGGAGTACGCCAACAGCACGAAGCACGTCGAGATGCCCGAGCAGCCGACGAAGTACGTCGACGACTGGCTCGATCTGATCCTGCACCAGGGCGGCAAGGAGCGGGTGGCCGACATCCGCACCGAGCTGCAGCAGACGATGGACAACAACGCGTCGGTGTTCCGCACCGAGGAGACGTTGACGCAGGCGCTCAACGACATCCACGAGCTGAAGAAGCGCTACAAGGAGATCACGGTCCACGACAAGGGCAAGCGCTACAACAGCGACCTGCTCGAGGCTCTGGAGCTCGGCTTCCTCCTCGAGATGGCCGAGGTCACCGTCGTCGGCGCGCTGAACCGCAAGGAATCGCGTGGCGGACACGCCCGCGAGGACTACCCGAAGCGCGACGACGAGAACTTCCTCAAGCACACCATGGCGTACAAGGTGGGCGAGGAACTGATCTCCGACATTCGCCTGGACTACAAGCCGGTGGTCCAGACCCGGTACGAGCCCATGGAGCGTAAGTACTGA
- a CDS encoding cytidine deaminase: protein MPDIDWKMLRAKAHEVMGRAYAPYSGFPVGAAGLTVDGRMVLGCNVENVSHGLGLCAECVLVGNLFAQGGGRLRAVAVCDSRGHVLTPCGRCRQVLLEHGGPDLEVDAQGGPRRLCELLPDAFGPDDLAAVRENEDRRA, encoded by the coding sequence ATGCCGGACATCGACTGGAAAATGTTGCGCGCCAAAGCACATGAGGTGATGGGTCGAGCCTACGCCCCCTACTCCGGGTTCCCGGTGGGGGCTGCCGGCCTCACCGTCGATGGTCGGATGGTCCTTGGGTGCAATGTGGAAAATGTCTCACACGGACTGGGGCTGTGTGCCGAATGTGTACTCGTCGGTAACTTGTTCGCCCAGGGTGGAGGGCGTCTGCGGGCCGTCGCCGTCTGCGACTCCCGAGGCCACGTCCTGACCCCGTGCGGCCGGTGTCGGCAGGTGCTCCTCGAACACGGCGGTCCCGATCTCGAGGTCGACGCCCAGGGTGGCCCGCGTCGCCTCTGCGAGCTCCTCCCCGACGCGTTCGGCCCCGACGATCTGGCGGCCGTGCGGGAGAACGAGGACCGCCGTGCCTGA